From one Catenuloplanes nepalensis genomic stretch:
- a CDS encoding sensor histidine kinase, producing MAVTPTVSRPAEDPPVDRARVSGPLPDTSTKITATRSSASGRLVVTTAAGVLAVALGGAMLPGWDVVLPGPDALDRTEPGIAAALVPLGLTLPLLSRATGSSGGVALSRVVSLAGLLTAALALALAVGGRDGSRSGQITMAAGLLLAAAAQAAFAFLDERASTVAHGFLAVAGCLCLVTCYGCLYAAAGGRYGEDPADAFGAVALPAAAGFALVVLGTLAARPRDGLLGRLSVSGPESRRLVRTLAVALAGTLSVTGVAIWLGPDRFAPVLTGLGVASLVAFGLFAAWTVARMERARADARQEAAVSHSQLLKLIDNTKSNIYMKRIDNGQYILVNREWERLFGVRREQVVNLTDHGVFPPELADGLRANDLAVARAGTTVQYEETADSADGLRTYISVKFPVLDSSGEPYAVCGISTDITDRKQAEEQVRQLNTDLEKRVRERTAELEASTRELDAFAYSVSHDLRAPLRSLHGFSEALLDDYADVLDDTGKDYLGRLKRNVQRMGRMIDDLLNLSRATRVELAREIFDLTAMTEDIVADLRAADPARPVRLSVAENLTLYGDPHLVRLALHNLLANAWKFTGQRDDPAIEVGGCQRDGEEFVFVRDNGAGFDMQYADKLFNAFQRLHSTADFEGTGIGLAIVARVVRRHGGHIVAEAEPGRGATFYFNLMSAREGR from the coding sequence ATGGCAGTCACGCCGACGGTGAGCAGACCCGCTGAGGATCCGCCGGTTGATCGCGCCCGGGTGAGCGGCCCGCTTCCAGACACGTCCACGAAGATCACCGCCACGCGGTCCTCCGCGTCCGGCCGGTTGGTGGTGACCACCGCGGCCGGCGTGCTCGCGGTCGCCCTCGGCGGTGCGATGCTCCCCGGCTGGGACGTCGTGCTTCCGGGTCCGGATGCGCTCGACCGGACCGAGCCCGGGATCGCCGCGGCCCTGGTCCCGCTGGGCCTCACGCTGCCGCTGCTGTCGAGAGCCACCGGCTCTTCCGGCGGGGTGGCCCTTTCCCGCGTGGTGTCGCTCGCCGGCCTGCTCACCGCAGCGCTGGCGCTGGCCCTGGCGGTCGGCGGGAGGGACGGCAGCCGTTCCGGTCAGATCACGATGGCGGCCGGCCTGCTGCTGGCCGCCGCCGCTCAAGCGGCCTTCGCCTTCCTCGATGAACGGGCCTCGACCGTCGCACACGGCTTCCTGGCCGTCGCCGGCTGCCTCTGCCTGGTGACCTGCTACGGATGCCTCTACGCGGCGGCGGGCGGGCGCTACGGCGAAGACCCGGCGGACGCTTTCGGTGCGGTGGCGCTGCCCGCGGCGGCCGGGTTCGCTCTCGTGGTGCTCGGCACCCTGGCGGCCCGCCCCCGCGACGGCCTGCTCGGCCGACTCAGCGTCAGCGGCCCCGAATCCCGCCGCCTGGTTCGCACGCTGGCCGTGGCGCTGGCCGGCACGCTGTCCGTCACCGGGGTGGCCATCTGGCTCGGCCCGGACAGATTCGCCCCGGTGCTGACCGGCCTGGGTGTCGCCTCCCTGGTCGCCTTCGGGCTGTTCGCCGCCTGGACGGTGGCCCGGATGGAGCGTGCCCGCGCCGACGCTCGGCAGGAGGCGGCAGTCAGCCACAGCCAGCTGCTGAAACTGATCGACAACACCAAGTCGAACATCTACATGAAGCGCATTGACAACGGACAGTACATCCTGGTGAACCGCGAGTGGGAACGGCTCTTCGGGGTGCGGCGGGAGCAGGTCGTGAATCTCACCGACCACGGTGTCTTCCCGCCGGAGCTGGCCGACGGCCTGCGGGCGAACGACCTCGCCGTGGCCCGGGCAGGGACCACCGTTCAATACGAGGAGACCGCGGACAGCGCGGACGGTCTTCGCACGTACATCTCCGTGAAGTTCCCGGTACTGGACAGCAGTGGCGAACCGTACGCGGTGTGCGGCATCTCCACCGACATCACGGATCGCAAGCAGGCCGAGGAGCAGGTCCGACAGCTCAACACCGACCTGGAGAAACGGGTCCGCGAGCGTACCGCCGAGCTGGAGGCGTCCACCCGCGAGCTGGACGCGTTCGCCTACTCCGTCTCGCATGATCTGCGCGCGCCGTTGCGGTCGTTGCACGGGTTCAGCGAGGCGCTGCTGGACGACTACGCCGACGTCCTCGACGACACCGGCAAGGATTACCTGGGGCGGCTCAAGCGCAACGTGCAGCGCATGGGCCGAATGATCGACGATCTGTTGAACCTCTCCCGGGCGACCCGCGTCGAGCTCGCCCGAGAGATCTTCGACCTGACCGCGATGACCGAGGACATCGTCGCCGACCTGCGCGCCGCGGATCCCGCCAGGCCGGTGCGGCTGAGTGTCGCGGAGAACCTCACGCTGTACGGAGACCCGCACCTGGTGCGACTCGCCTTGCACAACCTGCTCGCCAACGCCTGGAAGTTCACCGGGCAGCGCGACGACCCAGCGATCGAAGTCGGCGGCTGCCAACGCGATGGTGAGGAGTTCGTCTTCGTGCGCGACAACGGCGCGGGCTTCGACATGCAATACGCCGACAAGCTCTTCAACGCCTTCCAGCGGCTGCACTCCACGGCTGATTTCGAGGGCACCGGGATCGGCCTCGCCATCGTCGCCCGTGTCGTACGCCGGCACGGCGGCCACATCGTCGCCGAGGCCGAGCCCGGCCGTGGCGCAACCTTCTATTTCAACCTGATGAGCGCGAGGGAGGGGCGATGA
- a CDS encoding ATP-grasp domain-containing protein, whose product MIPPRIAVVLDFGAATPLSVLAAARGLATVIFLCDHESPYVRGVAAEVGALAATCDITGLSDDQILALAECAALDGIVTFSEQQIVRTARLAARRGLAFHDPDTARALTDKFTQRRRLAEAGVQETRCRIVRGPADLHAALDEIGLPAVLKPRRGAGSARTCRVDTRTEAATRLHEFGDGEFVLEEVLTGQAAIAGADWADYVSVESVTSHGRIQHIEITGKFPLAEPLRETGYVVPSTLGDAAREAVLGVTTRALHALGVTHGVTHTEVKLGAGQPTIIEVNGRVGGYVADLIRRARGFDLIRAALLAALGRSGGAPEGGYRRHAFQLFITPPMAAVSLRSLTGTEELLAYRGIQAVEVFTSPGDRIDWRDGTLAYLGIVHGAGTDHKEVLRLAELSLRTLRISYELANPL is encoded by the coding sequence ATGATCCCGCCCCGGATCGCCGTGGTGCTCGATTTCGGCGCGGCCACCCCGCTGAGCGTGCTGGCCGCCGCGCGTGGCCTGGCCACCGTGATCTTCCTGTGCGACCACGAGTCACCCTATGTGCGCGGCGTAGCGGCGGAGGTCGGAGCGCTGGCGGCCACCTGCGACATCACCGGTCTCAGCGACGACCAGATTCTCGCGCTTGCCGAGTGCGCCGCTCTCGACGGCATCGTGACCTTCAGCGAGCAGCAGATCGTGCGGACTGCCCGGCTGGCCGCGCGGCGTGGCCTGGCCTTCCACGACCCGGACACCGCGCGGGCGCTGACCGACAAGTTCACCCAGCGGCGGCGACTCGCCGAGGCCGGGGTGCAGGAGACCCGGTGCCGGATCGTCCGCGGGCCGGCCGACCTCCACGCCGCGCTGGACGAGATCGGGCTGCCTGCCGTCCTCAAGCCCCGGCGCGGCGCGGGCAGCGCACGCACCTGCCGGGTCGACACGCGGACCGAGGCGGCGACCCGGCTGCACGAGTTCGGTGACGGTGAGTTCGTTCTGGAGGAGGTGCTGACCGGTCAGGCGGCGATCGCCGGGGCGGACTGGGCCGACTACGTATCGGTCGAGTCGGTGACGTCGCACGGGCGGATCCAGCATATTGAGATCACCGGCAAGTTTCCGCTGGCGGAGCCGCTGCGCGAGACCGGGTACGTCGTCCCGAGCACCCTCGGCGACGCCGCCCGCGAGGCGGTGCTGGGCGTGACGACTCGCGCCCTGCACGCGCTCGGGGTCACCCACGGCGTGACCCACACCGAGGTGAAGCTGGGTGCCGGCCAGCCGACGATCATCGAGGTCAACGGCCGGGTCGGCGGCTACGTGGCCGACCTGATCCGGAGGGCACGCGGGTTCGACCTCATCCGGGCCGCGCTGCTCGCGGCGCTGGGCCGGAGCGGGGGCGCGCCGGAGGGCGGTTACCGGCGGCATGCCTTTCAGCTCTTCATCACCCCGCCGATGGCCGCGGTGAGCCTCCGGAGCCTGACCGGCACGGAGGAGTTGCTCGCGTACCGGGGCATCCAGGCGGTCGAGGTGTTCACGTCGCCTGGCGACCGGATCGACTGGCGGGACGGCACCCTGGCTTATCTGGGGATCGTGCACGGCGCGGGCACCGACCACAAGGAGGTACTCCGGCTGGCTGAGCTGTCACTGCGGACGCTGCGCATTTCGTATGAACTCGCAAATCCGCTGTAA